A section of the Pseudomonas lini genome encodes:
- a CDS encoding glutathione S-transferase gives MNTLYSFRRCPYAMRARMALRYSGVAVQIVEVSLKAKPAEMLALSSKGTVPVLSVDGRVIDESLEIMHWALAQNDPQDWLLKDDPQGQQRSAALIEENDQVFKVHLNRYKYAERYPEQPMEFYRSEGEVFLRKLDELLEGRDYLLAGHPSLADIALMPFVRQFAHVNREWFGQTPYGRLQAWLQHFIESALFTGVMQK, from the coding sequence ATGAATACGCTGTATTCGTTCCGCCGCTGCCCCTACGCCATGCGCGCACGCATGGCCCTGCGGTATTCGGGGGTTGCGGTGCAGATCGTCGAGGTCAGCCTCAAGGCCAAACCTGCCGAAATGCTCGCACTGTCGAGCAAAGGCACGGTGCCGGTGCTGAGTGTGGATGGGCGGGTGATCGATGAGAGCTTGGAAATCATGCACTGGGCACTGGCGCAGAACGATCCGCAGGACTGGTTGCTCAAGGATGACCCGCAAGGACAGCAACGCAGCGCCGCGTTGATCGAAGAGAACGATCAAGTGTTCAAGGTGCACCTGAATCGCTACAAGTACGCCGAGCGTTATCCCGAGCAGCCGATGGAGTTTTACCGGTCAGAGGGCGAGGTGTTCTTACGCAAGCTGGATGAATTGCTGGAGGGACGCGACTACTTGCTGGCCGGGCACCCGAGCCTGGCGGATATCGCCCTGATGCCGTTCGTACGGCAATTCGCCCACGTGAATCGCGAATGGTTCGGGCAGACGCCTTATGGGCGATTGCAGGCGTGGTTGCAGCACTTCATCGAGTCAGCCCTGTTCACCGGTGTGATGCAGAAATAA
- a CDS encoding aldehyde dehydrogenase (NADP(+)) — protein MTRILGHNYIGGQRSATGAVELQSVDASTGEALPHDFYQATLDEVDAAAKAAAAAYPAYRSLSAERRAQFLDAIADELDALGDDFVAVVCCETALPAGRIQGERGRTSGQMRLFAKVLRRGDFYGARIDRALPERTPLPRPDLRQYRIGLGPVAVFGASNFPLAFSTAGGDTASALAAGCPVVFKAHSGHMATAEWVADAVIRAAEKTAMPAGVFNMIYGGGVGEALVKHPAIQAVGFTGSLKGGRALCDMAAARAQPIPVFAEMSSINPVIVLPQALEARAESVARDLTASVVQGCGQFCTNPGLVIGIRSPQFSAFVQQVAGLIGDQPAQTMLNVGTLSSYGKGLQKLLAHPKIEHLAGVPQQGNQAQPQLFKADMSLLLDGDEVLQEEVFGPTTVFVEVADQVQLSAALNGLHGQLTATIIGEPADFEQFSELTALLEQKVGRILLNGYPTGVEVCDAMVHGGPYPATSDARGTSVGTLAIDRFLRPVCFQNYPDSLLPEALKNGNPLRIQRLVDGKPSREAL, from the coding sequence ATGACCCGGATTCTTGGCCACAACTACATTGGCGGTCAGCGCAGCGCTACCGGCGCCGTCGAGCTCCAGAGCGTCGACGCCAGTACTGGCGAGGCTTTGCCTCACGATTTCTATCAGGCCACCCTTGATGAAGTCGACGCCGCCGCGAAGGCTGCCGCCGCTGCTTACCCGGCCTATCGCAGCCTGAGCGCTGAACGACGTGCGCAATTCCTCGATGCGATTGCCGATGAACTGGACGCGTTGGGCGATGACTTTGTCGCCGTGGTCTGCTGCGAAACAGCATTGCCGGCCGGCCGGATTCAAGGCGAACGTGGTCGCACCAGCGGCCAGATGCGTTTGTTCGCCAAGGTGCTGCGGCGCGGTGATTTCTATGGGGCGCGGATTGATCGCGCGCTGCCAGAACGTACGCCATTGCCACGTCCGGATTTGCGTCAGTACCGCATCGGCCTGGGGCCGGTCGCCGTGTTTGGCGCGAGTAACTTTCCGTTGGCATTCTCTACCGCAGGCGGCGACACCGCTTCAGCATTGGCCGCCGGCTGCCCGGTGGTATTCAAGGCGCACAGCGGCCATATGGCGACCGCTGAATGGGTGGCCGACGCGGTGATCCGCGCCGCCGAGAAAACCGCCATGCCGGCCGGTGTGTTCAATATGATCTACGGCGGCGGGGTGGGTGAAGCGTTGGTCAAGCACCCGGCGATTCAGGCGGTCGGTTTTACCGGCTCACTGAAGGGAGGGCGTGCGCTGTGCGACATGGCCGCGGCACGGGCGCAGCCGATTCCGGTGTTCGCCGAGATGTCGAGCATCAACCCGGTGATCGTGCTGCCTCAAGCGTTGGAAGCTCGGGCTGAAAGCGTCGCCCGTGACCTCACGGCTTCGGTGGTGCAGGGCTGTGGGCAGTTCTGTACCAATCCGGGGTTGGTGATCGGCATTCGTTCGCCGCAGTTCAGTGCGTTCGTGCAGCAGGTGGCGGGGCTGATTGGCGATCAACCGGCGCAAACCATGCTCAATGTCGGTACGTTGAGCAGCTATGGCAAAGGCCTGCAGAAACTTCTCGCGCATCCGAAGATCGAGCATTTGGCGGGCGTTCCGCAACAGGGCAATCAGGCGCAACCGCAACTGTTCAAGGCCGATATGAGCCTATTGCTCGATGGCGATGAAGTGCTGCAAGAAGAAGTGTTTGGGCCGACCACGGTGTTCGTCGAAGTGGCGGATCAGGTGCAACTCAGTGCCGCGTTGAACGGTTTGCATGGGCAACTGACGGCAACGATCATCGGTGAGCCGGCGGACTTTGAACAGTTCAGCGAGCTGACGGCATTGCTGGAACAGAAGGTCGGGCGGATCCTGCTCAACGGCTATCCGACCGGCGTGGAAGTCTGCGACGCGATGGTGCATGGCGGGCCGTACCCGGCGACTTCCGATGCGCGCGGCACATCGGTGGGTACCCTGGCCATCGACCGTTTCCTGCGCCCGGTATGCTTCCAGAACTACCCCGACAGCCTGCTGCCGGAAGCACTGAAGAACGGCAATCCGCTGCGCATCCAACGCCTGGTCGACGGCAAGCCATCGCGCGAAGCCCTCTAA
- the araD1 gene encoding AraD1 family protein — MRLVQFELSNGERRVGVVEDGLVREVRDARTVRDLALAAIEAGVNLEQQVQTLGLGIGHDYSALLANLQILPPLDHPDPAHMLVSGTGLTHLGSASARDKMHQQAGDETAMTDTMRIFKWGVEGGKPATGQAGVQPEWFYKGDGSIVVRPGQPFPLPPFAEDAGEEPELSGLYVIGHDGKPYRLGFAVGNEFSDHVMERKNYLYLAHSKLRSCSYGPELRVGELPQHLVGTSRILRDGEVLWQNEFLSGEANMCHSLENLEYHHFKYSQFLRPGDVHIHFFGTATLSFADGIRTQPGDVFEISQAEFGAPLINGIEPVEAAFEPGTVGTL, encoded by the coding sequence ATGCGTTTAGTTCAGTTCGAATTGAGTAACGGCGAACGCCGCGTCGGCGTGGTCGAGGACGGCCTGGTGCGCGAAGTGCGGGATGCACGCACGGTGCGGGATCTGGCGCTGGCGGCGATCGAGGCGGGCGTCAATCTTGAGCAACAGGTTCAAACCCTGGGGCTGGGCATCGGCCACGACTATTCAGCGCTGCTGGCCAATCTGCAAATCCTGCCGCCGCTGGATCACCCGGACCCGGCGCACATGCTGGTCAGCGGCACCGGCCTGACCCATCTGGGCAGCGCTTCGGCCCGGGACAAAATGCATCAGCAGGCCGGCGACGAAACCGCCATGACCGACACCATGCGCATCTTCAAGTGGGGTGTGGAGGGCGGTAAACCCGCGACGGGCCAGGCTGGCGTGCAACCGGAGTGGTTCTACAAGGGCGACGGCAGCATCGTCGTACGACCGGGCCAGCCGTTCCCGTTGCCGCCGTTTGCCGAAGATGCCGGGGAGGAGCCCGAGCTCAGCGGTCTCTATGTGATCGGTCACGACGGCAAACCGTATCGCCTCGGTTTCGCGGTGGGCAACGAGTTCTCCGATCATGTGATGGAGCGCAAGAATTACCTTTATCTGGCCCATTCGAAATTGCGCAGTTGCAGCTATGGCCCGGAGCTTCGGGTCGGCGAATTGCCCCAGCATCTGGTCGGCACCAGCCGGATCCTGCGTGACGGTGAAGTGTTGTGGCAGAACGAGTTCCTCAGTGGCGAAGCGAACATGTGCCACAGCCTGGAAAACCTCGAGTATCACCATTTCAAATACAGCCAGTTCCTGCGCCCCGGCGACGTGCACATTCACTTCTTCGGCACCGCGACCCTGTCTTTCGCTGACGGCATTCGCACCCAACCGGGTGACGTATTCGAGATCAGTCAGGCCGAGTTCGGCGCGCCCTTGATCAATGGCATTGAGCCCGTTGAAGCGGCGTTCGAACCTGGCACCGTCGGCACACTTTAA
- a CDS encoding lactonase family protein, which produces MRNLWPLLMAGSVAAMGVQAAPADSYELLVGSYTSGQSQGIYRLNFDSRTGQIDAKPLQVVKSANPSWLAVSKDQQRLFAVNENGPGQADPVGRVSSYAIDPKTHELSLISQAQTLGNEPTHSSVSGDASHLFVSNYSVAEDPGGTLAVLPVGTDGKLKPVVQMSSHPASRVNPERQKSAHVHSVVSSPDGQYVFSNDLGADKIFVYRFDPKANPELPLTAAKPASVQLPPGSGPRHLLFSADGKHAWLTMEMSAQVAVFDYRDGKLEQTQLVDLAAGLPTSGKAAAALHASADGKFLYVSNRGTTNQLLVFAIDPATGHLKELQRRSVDGDHPREFSLDPSGKFVLIANQKSNQIVVVERDAKTGLLGKTVQKLPMDAPSDLKFLVRQ; this is translated from the coding sequence ATGCGTAACCTCTGGCCACTGTTGATGGCCGGCAGTGTCGCCGCAATGGGCGTGCAAGCGGCCCCGGCGGACAGTTACGAGTTGCTGGTGGGGTCGTATACCTCTGGCCAGAGCCAGGGGATTTATCGTCTGAACTTCGACAGCCGCACCGGGCAGATCGACGCCAAACCCCTGCAAGTGGTGAAGAGCGCCAACCCGTCCTGGCTGGCCGTGTCCAAGGATCAACAGCGCCTGTTCGCGGTCAACGAAAACGGCCCCGGTCAGGCCGATCCGGTAGGTCGCGTCAGCAGTTATGCAATTGATCCCAAGACCCACGAGTTGAGCCTGATCAGTCAGGCGCAAACCCTGGGTAACGAACCGACGCATTCGAGCGTCAGCGGCGATGCCAGCCACTTGTTTGTCAGCAACTACTCGGTGGCTGAAGACCCGGGCGGCACCTTGGCGGTGTTACCGGTGGGCACCGATGGCAAGCTAAAACCCGTCGTGCAGATGAGCAGTCATCCAGCCAGCCGGGTCAATCCTGAACGGCAGAAGTCAGCGCACGTGCATTCGGTGGTTTCGTCACCGGATGGCCAGTACGTGTTTTCCAACGACTTGGGGGCGGACAAGATCTTCGTCTATCGCTTCGATCCCAAGGCCAATCCGGAACTGCCGTTGACCGCCGCCAAACCGGCGTCCGTCCAATTGCCACCCGGCAGCGGGCCGCGACACTTGCTGTTCAGTGCCGATGGAAAACACGCCTGGCTGACGATGGAAATGAGCGCGCAGGTCGCAGTGTTCGATTACCGCGACGGCAAGCTTGAGCAAACGCAGTTGGTCGATCTGGCGGCGGGTCTGCCGACATCGGGCAAGGCTGCGGCTGCGCTTCACGCCTCGGCCGATGGCAAGTTCCTTTACGTCAGCAACCGTGGCACCACCAATCAGTTGCTGGTGTTCGCCATCGACCCGGCGACCGGCCACCTCAAAGAGCTGCAGCGCCGCTCCGTGGATGGTGATCACCCGCGCGAGTTCAGCCTCGATCCGAGTGGCAAGTTCGTGCTGATTGCCAACCAGAAGAGCAACCAGATTGTCGTCGTCGAGCGCGACGCCAAGACCGGGCTGTTGGGTAAAACCGTGCAGAAACTGCCGATGGACGCCCCCAGCGATCTCAAGTTCCTGGTGCGTCAATAG
- a CDS encoding DUF5629 family protein: MTAVNDTLINALEHCDMLEIDGLHAFDFSLDEDDNLHIECMDGRALKRWEFSVAQIAAATFDPDLKSWIITGDSGEHRLVPMEAFGGGDDEDETNEDA; the protein is encoded by the coding sequence ATGACTGCCGTAAACGACACCTTGATCAACGCCCTCGAACACTGCGACATGCTGGAGATCGACGGGCTGCACGCGTTCGACTTTTCTCTCGATGAAGACGATAACCTGCACATCGAATGCATGGACGGGCGGGCGCTCAAGCGCTGGGAGTTCAGCGTGGCGCAGATCGCGGCGGCAACGTTTGATCCCGACTTGAAGAGCTGGATCATTACCGGTGATTCCGGCGAGCACCGGTTGGTGCCTATGGAAGCGTTCGGCGGTGGTGACGACGAGGACGAAACGAATGAGGATGCGTAA